The following are from one region of the Gossypium hirsutum isolate 1008001.06 chromosome D03, Gossypium_hirsutum_v2.1, whole genome shotgun sequence genome:
- the LOC107949694 gene encoding uncharacterized protein isoform X2: MPVYPRAFHFPVSRHSLNENPLLCFAQCPSEVIRRFKCWGCCRDKTRSSRKNQASSSSGGGGGEGNQDGITDEEALSNITKQKAAAAKQYIENHYKEQMKNLQDRKERSMRQGLLSSGLLTNIIYWRTALKSM; the protein is encoded by the exons ATGCCAGTGTATCCACGCGCGTTCCATTTTCCCGTGTCAAGACACTCCCTCAACGAGAATCCGTTACTCTGCTTTGCTCAATGTCCCTCGGAAGTTATCCGCCGTTTCAA ATGTTGGGGCTGCTGCAGGGATAAGACGAGGTCATCGAGGAAGAATCAAGCGTCGTCAAGCAGCGGAGGTGGAGGAGGTGAAGGGAATCAAGACGGGATTACGGATGAAGAAGCTCTTTCCAATATCACCAAACAAAAAGCCGCTGCTGCCAAGCAGTATATTGAGAATCATTACAAGGAGCAGATGAAGAATCTTCAAGACAGAAAAGAGAG AAGCATGAGGCAGGGTTTGCTGTCGAGTGGTCTATTGACGAACATTATATATTGGAGGACAGCCTTGAAAAGtatgtaa
- the LOC107949694 gene encoding uncharacterized protein isoform X1, giving the protein MPVYPRAFHFPVSRHSLNENPLLCFAQCPSEVIRRFKCWGCCRDKTRSSRKNQASSSSGGGGGEGNQDGITDEEALSNITKQKAAAAKQYIENHYKEQMKNLQDRKERYKNEPSIMKYIKIAATLPDKTVRDVALRCWWMQAHA; this is encoded by the exons ATGCCAGTGTATCCACGCGCGTTCCATTTTCCCGTGTCAAGACACTCCCTCAACGAGAATCCGTTACTCTGCTTTGCTCAATGTCCCTCGGAAGTTATCCGCCGTTTCAA ATGTTGGGGCTGCTGCAGGGATAAGACGAGGTCATCGAGGAAGAATCAAGCGTCGTCAAGCAGCGGAGGTGGAGGAGGTGAAGGGAATCAAGACGGGATTACGGATGAAGAAGCTCTTTCCAATATCACCAAACAAAAAGCCGCTGCTGCCAAGCAGTATATTGAGAATCATTACAAGGAGCAGATGAAGAATCTTCAAGACAGAAAAGAGAG GTATAAAAATGAACCAAGTATTATGAAGTACATAAAGATTGCAGCTACCTTGCCTGATAAAACTGTACGTGATGTTGCATTGAGGTGTTGGTGGATGCAA GCCCATGCATGA
- the LOC107949695 gene encoding DNA-directed RNA polymerases II and IV subunit 5A, which yields MSVSEEQNTKLFKARRTVVQMLRDRGYSVPDSDIKMTRQQFIEKYGENVHLKRDDLLILCSKGDAPTDQIYVFFPAEVKVGVPMVRNCAKRMKADNVYNAILVVQRALTAPAKAAINEINSYFHMEVFEEAELLTNITEHMFVPKHTVLTNQEKKELLEKYRVKETQLPRILVSDPVAKYYGMKRGQVVKITRQSVTADTYDTYRYAV from the exons ATGTCCGTTTCTGAGGAACAAAACACGAAGCTATTCAAAGCACGTAGAACAGTAGTGCAAATGCTGAGGGATAGGGGATATTCAGTCCCTGATTCGGACATTAAAATGACAAGACAACAATTCATTGAGAAATATGGTGAGAATGTCCATCTCAAAAGGGATGATCTTTTAATCCTTTGCAGCAAAGGAGATGCTCCAACTGATCAG ATTTATGTCTTCTTTCCTGCAGAAGTAAAGGTTGGTGTTCCTATGGTAAGAAACTGTGCAAAGCGTATGAAAGCAGATAATGTTTATAATGCTATTTTGGTCGTTCAAAGAGCTTTGACAGCCCCTGCAAAAGCAGCGATAAATGAAATTAATTCATACTTCCACATGGAAGTTTTTGAG GAGGCAGAGTTGTTGACAAATATCACAGAACATATGTTTGTCCCAAAGCACACAGTACTGACAAATCAAGAAAAGAAGGAATTGCTGGAAAAATATAGGGTAAAGGAAACACAG CTACCTCGGATTCTGGTTAGTGATCCAGTTGCCAAATATTACGGTATGAAGCGGGGACAAGTGGTGAAGATTACTCGACAAAGTGTGACTGCTGACACGTATGATACATACCGATATGCTGTATGA
- the LOC107949894 gene encoding pectinesterase PPME1, with the protein MIEVGTIISTILLLARLVVSQSSAEIPADKSQVNAWFNANVKPASARVGTIDPALAQAEAEPKVIKVVQGGGGDFDTITKAIESVPTGNTKRVIISIGPGAYREKIKIERTKPFITLIGDPKSMANLTFDGTAKEYGTVASATLIVESDFFVAANLFIVNTAPKPDGKMEGEQGVSLRVSGDKAAFYNCKIIGFRNTLCDDKGNHFFMNCYIHGTVDFIFGNGKSLYLETELYVEADKGLTAITAQERGNNEQDRTGFSFVQCKITGTAQGAYLGRARKSSPRVVFAFSDMSNVVNPEGWSHDLSPERAQTVFYGEYKCSGPGAAPAGRVPYSSQLTETVARQFLTVGFVDGSKWLLPPPNVQINS; encoded by the exons ATGATTGAAGTCGGTACAATAATCAGCACAATTCTTCTCCTTGCTCGACTTGTTGTGTCACAAAGTTCAGCAGAGATTCCCGCAGACAAATCCCAAGTGAATGCTTGGTTCAATGCCAATGTCAAGCCTGCCTCAGCAAGAGTTGGCACCATAGACCCCGCCCTTGCTCAGGCTGAGGCTGAACCTAAAGTCATTAAAGTGGTACAAGGTGGTGGCGGAGATTTCGACACCATAACCAAAGCCATTGAAAGTGTTCCCACAGGAAACACCAAACGTGTGATCATATCGATTGGACCTGGAGCTTATCGGGAGAAAATCAAAATTGAACGAACTAAGCCTTTCATTACATTGATTGGAGACCCCAAAAGTATGGCAAATTTGACATTCGACGGCACGGCTAAGGAGTATGGAACAGTAGCTAGTGCCACCCTTATTGTTGAGTCTGATTTCTTCGTGGCTGCTAATCTGTTTATAGTA aacACTGCTCCTAAGCCAGACGGGAAAATGGAGGGAGAACAAGGGGTTTCCTTGAGAGTTTCTGGTGATAAAGCAGCTTTCTATAATTGCAAGATCATTGGTTTCCGAAATACTTTGTGCGATGACAAGGGCAACCATTTCTTCATGAATTGCTACATTCATGGCACTGTCGATTTCATTTTCGGGAATGGGAAGTCTTTATATCTG GAAACTGAATTATACGTGGAGGCTGATAAGGGACTAACGGCAATTACCGCACAAGAAAGGGGAAATAACGAGCAGGATCGCACTGGTTTTTCATTTGTGCAATGCAAAATTACAGGGACAGCGCAAGGTGCATATCTAGGTAGAGCTAGGAAGAGTAGTCCAAGAGTTGTTTTTGCCTTCAGTGATATGAGCAACGTCGTCAATCCCGAGGGGTGGTCTCATGATTTATCACCAGAGCGTGCCCA AACTGTTTTCTATGGAGAATACAAGTGCTCGGGACCTGGGGCAGCTCCGGCTGGGCGAGTGCCATACTCTTCGCAACTAACCGAGACGGTTGCTCGACAATTCTTGACTGTTGGCTTCGTTGACGGTAGCAAATGGCTGCTTCCGCCGCCAAATGTCCAAATCAACTCTTAA